From Camelus dromedarius isolate mCamDro1 chromosome 12, mCamDro1.pat, whole genome shotgun sequence, the proteins below share one genomic window:
- the P2RY2 gene encoding P2Y purinoceptor 2 isoform X1: protein MVELSFHWSIDLAECGLIPWAMATGLGLWNDTINGTWDGDELGYKCRFNENFKYVLLPVSYGLVCVFGLCLNSAALYIFLCRLKTWNASTTYMFHLAVSDMLYAASLPLLVYYYARGDHWPFSTVLCKLVRFLFYTNLYCSILFLTCISVHRCLGILRPLHSLRWGRASYARRVAAAVWVLVLTCQAPVLYFVTTSARGGRVTCHDTSAPQLFSHFVAYSSVMLSLLFVVPFAVILVCYVLMARRLLKPAYGTMGGLPRAKRKSVRTIAVVLAVFVLCFLPFHVTRTLYYSFRTLDLSCHTLNAINMAYKITRPLASANSCLDPVLYFLAGQRLVRFARDAKPPTDPIPPIQVRRRLGLRRSDRTDTKRTGDLARSEDSRQTESTPAGGENTKDIQL from the coding sequence GGCGATGGCCACAGGCCTGGGCCTCTGGAATGACACCATCAATGGCACCTGGGATGGGGATGAGCTGGGCTACAAGTGCCGCTTCAATGAGAACTTCAAGTACGTGCTGCTGCCTGTGTCCTATGGCCTGGTGTGCGTATTTGGGCTGTGTCTGAACTCCGCGGCGCTCTACATCTTCCTGTGCCGCCTCAAGACCTGGAACGCCTCCACCACATACATGTTCCACCTGGCTGTGTCGGATATGCTGTATGcggcctccctgcccctgctggTCTATTACTACGCCCGCGGAGACCACTGGCCCTTCAGCACGGTGCTCTGCAAGCTGGTGCGCTTCCTCTTCTACACCAACCTCTACTGCAGCATCCTCTTCCTCACCTGCATCAGCGTGCACCGCTGCCTGGGCATCTTGCGTCCACTGCACTCGCTGCGCTGGGGCCGGGCCAGCTATGCCCGCCGGGTAGCAGCTGCCGTGTGGGTCCTGGTGCTGACCTGCCAGGCCCCAGTGCTGTACTTTGTCACCACCAGTGCACGTGGCGGCCGCGTTACCTGCCACGACACTTCAGCACCCCAACTCTTCAGCCACTTCGTGGCCTACAGCTCCGTCATGCTGAGCCTGCTCTTTGTGGTGCCCTTTGCTGTCATCCTCGTTTGTTATGTGCTCATGGCTCGGCGGCTGCTGAAGCCAGCCTATGGGACCATGGGAGGCTTGCCACGGGCCAAACGCAAGTCAGTGCGCACCATCGCCGTGGTGCTGGCTGTCTTcgtcctctgcttcctgcctttCCATGTCACCCGCACCCTCTACTACTCCTTCCGCACGCTGGACCTCAGCTGCCACACCCTCAACGCCATCAATATGGCTTACAAGATCACCCGGCCTCTGGCCAGTGCCAACAGTTGCCTGGACCCTGTGCTCTACTTCCTGGCTGGGCAGAGGCTTGTGCGCTTTGCCCGGGACGCCAAGCCACCCACAGACCCCATTCCTCCCATCCAGGTTCGCCGCAGGCTGGGTCTGCGCAGGTCCGACAGAACTGACACTAAGAGGACAGGAGACTTGGCCAGGAGTGAGGACTCTAGGCAGACAGAGTCCACACCAGCCGGTGGTGAAAATACTAAGGACATCCAGCTGTAG
- the P2RY2 gene encoding P2Y purinoceptor 2 isoform X2 yields MATGLGLWNDTINGTWDGDELGYKCRFNENFKYVLLPVSYGLVCVFGLCLNSAALYIFLCRLKTWNASTTYMFHLAVSDMLYAASLPLLVYYYARGDHWPFSTVLCKLVRFLFYTNLYCSILFLTCISVHRCLGILRPLHSLRWGRASYARRVAAAVWVLVLTCQAPVLYFVTTSARGGRVTCHDTSAPQLFSHFVAYSSVMLSLLFVVPFAVILVCYVLMARRLLKPAYGTMGGLPRAKRKSVRTIAVVLAVFVLCFLPFHVTRTLYYSFRTLDLSCHTLNAINMAYKITRPLASANSCLDPVLYFLAGQRLVRFARDAKPPTDPIPPIQVRRRLGLRRSDRTDTKRTGDLARSEDSRQTESTPAGGENTKDIQL; encoded by the coding sequence ATGGCCACAGGCCTGGGCCTCTGGAATGACACCATCAATGGCACCTGGGATGGGGATGAGCTGGGCTACAAGTGCCGCTTCAATGAGAACTTCAAGTACGTGCTGCTGCCTGTGTCCTATGGCCTGGTGTGCGTATTTGGGCTGTGTCTGAACTCCGCGGCGCTCTACATCTTCCTGTGCCGCCTCAAGACCTGGAACGCCTCCACCACATACATGTTCCACCTGGCTGTGTCGGATATGCTGTATGcggcctccctgcccctgctggTCTATTACTACGCCCGCGGAGACCACTGGCCCTTCAGCACGGTGCTCTGCAAGCTGGTGCGCTTCCTCTTCTACACCAACCTCTACTGCAGCATCCTCTTCCTCACCTGCATCAGCGTGCACCGCTGCCTGGGCATCTTGCGTCCACTGCACTCGCTGCGCTGGGGCCGGGCCAGCTATGCCCGCCGGGTAGCAGCTGCCGTGTGGGTCCTGGTGCTGACCTGCCAGGCCCCAGTGCTGTACTTTGTCACCACCAGTGCACGTGGCGGCCGCGTTACCTGCCACGACACTTCAGCACCCCAACTCTTCAGCCACTTCGTGGCCTACAGCTCCGTCATGCTGAGCCTGCTCTTTGTGGTGCCCTTTGCTGTCATCCTCGTTTGTTATGTGCTCATGGCTCGGCGGCTGCTGAAGCCAGCCTATGGGACCATGGGAGGCTTGCCACGGGCCAAACGCAAGTCAGTGCGCACCATCGCCGTGGTGCTGGCTGTCTTcgtcctctgcttcctgcctttCCATGTCACCCGCACCCTCTACTACTCCTTCCGCACGCTGGACCTCAGCTGCCACACCCTCAACGCCATCAATATGGCTTACAAGATCACCCGGCCTCTGGCCAGTGCCAACAGTTGCCTGGACCCTGTGCTCTACTTCCTGGCTGGGCAGAGGCTTGTGCGCTTTGCCCGGGACGCCAAGCCACCCACAGACCCCATTCCTCCCATCCAGGTTCGCCGCAGGCTGGGTCTGCGCAGGTCCGACAGAACTGACACTAAGAGGACAGGAGACTTGGCCAGGAGTGAGGACTCTAGGCAGACAGAGTCCACACCAGCCGGTGGTGAAAATACTAAGGACATCCAGCTGTAG